The following proteins come from a genomic window of Aspergillus oryzae RIB40 DNA, chromosome 4:
- a CDS encoding uncharacterized protein (predicted protein), protein MDPIYQTFSKPQDRNRMEIPYNFARMHLNGSILQGLKPDSARNDPLRVQFIRAAVDAGKALLKCALRSIDYQTNLNYSIDYSGSALGLAINFLSRATCVAYDCIDLEGVMRILAQARDMFEGAKLAGKADEVNHILDQVAEIKRHMTAMKSSNNSNEVGLDDNADDGSDFFLNARLPLSEFSLDEPSIEDILMYSGE, encoded by the exons atggatcCCATCTACCAGACATTTTCCAAGCCTCAGGACCGCAATCGAATGGAGATACCGTACAACTTTGCTCGAAT GCACCTAAATGGATCCATCCTCCAAGGCCTCAAACCAGATAGTGCCAGAAATGACCCGCTTCGAGTTCAATTCATACGAGCAGCTGTTGATGCTGGGAAGGCGTTGCTTAAATGCGCTCTTCGCTCCATTGATTACCAAACTAACCTGAACTATTCCATT GACTATTCTGGCTCTGCGCTGGGTTTGGCAATCAACTTCCTCTCTCGTGCTACGTGCGTTGCTTATGATTGTATCGATTTGGAAGGGGTTATGCGTATACTTGCACAAGCACGGGATATGTTTGAAGGTGCCAAGCTGGCTGGGAAGGCAGACGAAGTTAACCATATCCTCGATCAAGTCGCTGAAATAAAGCGTCATATGACTGCAATGAAATCGAGCAACAATTCGAATGAGGTGGGCCTTGACGATAATGCTGACGATGGGTCTGATTTCTTCCTGAATGCT AGGCTACCTTTGTCTGAATTTTCTCTTGATGAGCCATCCATTGAGGACATTCTTATGTATTCTGGAGAGTAA